DNA from Hyphomicrobiales bacterium:
CATGCCGGTCTATGAAATGCCCCAGATCGTCGATCCGTCGGGCCTCTATGTGGGTGCCTTTGCCGGCTGGGGCTGGGGAGATTCGGTGGTCGCGGCGGTCGACCCGGATGTTGAAGGCTTTTACGGCGGCGCCCTGATCGGATGGGAGCTCAGGCGCGACAATTTCCTGGTCGGCGTCGAAGGCGATATCGCCGCGGCCGGCATCGACGGGGTGAACCCCGCCGCTTCGACCAGCGTCGACGTCGACTGGCTGGCCTCGCTGCGCCTGCGGGCGGGCTTCCGCATGGATGGCTTTTCGGCCTATGCCACCGGCGGCGTCGCCTTTGCCAATATGGACGCCGCGATCACGACCGCGGCGCCGCCGAGCGACACGGCGACGCTGACCGGCTATGTCATCGGTGGCGGCATCTCGGCGCCGCTGGCCGAGAACCTCGCCGCACGCCTGGAATATCTATATTACGACTTCAATCCCTCCGACTACATGATCGGCGGCGTGGCGGTTCAGGGCGACCTCAGACTGCATACGGTGCGCGCTGCCCTGGTTTACAATATCAACCTGTTGTAGGCGGCCGGCCAATGCTCTACTTTTCCGCCCTGTAGATGACCGGCCACTGTTCCGGCGGGAGCGACTCCTCGCAGCGGTACCAGGCCCGGTATTCGATCATCTTGAAATCGAAATCGTTCCAGCGGTAGCGCGCGGCATTGCCGCAATCGCCGGATCCGCGGCCCTTGCCGAGGGCGGTGAGGATGCCGGTTTCCGGGTCGTAGGAGACGTTGATCAGCGTGTCGGAGCCGTACCAGCCGAGCGACTTTGAATAGTTGGCGAAATAAAGCGTGCGCATGGTCTTAACGTCGTCGTTGCGCATGACATAAAGCCGGTAGGCGATGTTGTAGGCGCCGGCGAAGCAGGGGATGATGTAGAGGTTCTTGTTTTCCGACAGCGGCGCGACGGTGGTCCAGCGGCGGTCGGCAAGCACCCCGTCCAGCGGCTCGCATTCGCTCTTGGCGAAATGCTTTGCGAGCACCGGTTCGGGCAGGGCGGGGCTCCCTGTCGGCGTGGCTGGCGGCGTCTGCGGCGTCAATTTGGCCACCTCCGCCGGCCCTTGATCGGTCGGCTGGGCCGGCGCTTCGGTCGGCATGGCTGGCTCTTCGGCCGGCTTGGCTGGCGTTTGGACGGGCTCGGCTGGCGCTTCCTCCGCCCTGGCGGCGATTTCGGCCGGCTTGGCAGGC
Protein-coding regions in this window:
- a CDS encoding outer membrane beta-barrel protein — protein: MKTARFVVLAAVAVAASASFDVRSASATDMPVYEMPQIVDPSGLYVGAFAGWGWGDSVVAAVDPDVEGFYGGALIGWELRRDNFLVGVEGDIAAAGIDGVNPAASTSVDVDWLASLRLRAGFRMDGFSAYATGGVAFANMDAAITTAAPPSDTATLTGYVIGGGISAPLAENLAARLEYLYYDFNPSDYMIGGVAVQGDLRLHTVRAALVYNINLL